Proteins encoded by one window of Chryseobacterium aquaeductus:
- a CDS encoding nucleotide sugar dehydrogenase, with the protein MDKKYKIAIIGLGYVGLPLARLFATKYPVVGFDINKKRIQELNSGLDSTQEISQELLLSVLVKKNPLTLNVNDENRAIEILNTGLYCSSDMEDLYNANVYIVTVPTPIDKHNRPDLTPLYRSSETVGKVLKKNDIVIYESTVYPGVTEEECVPVLEKVSGLKFNVDFFVGYSPERINPGDKEHTVEKILKVTSGSTPEIGKVVDDLYKSVISAGTHLAPTIKVAEASKVIENSQRDLNIAFMNELAKIFSLMDIDTHDVLEAAGTKWNFLKFNPGLVGGHCIGVDPFYLAQKAQEIGYYSELILAARRLNDSMGAFVASQVVRLMIKNDIKIKGAKILNLGITFKENCPDIRNSKAIDVITNLQDYGAEVITCDPWASLEDVRNEYGIICHSELVEDFHEFDAIILTVAHDEFMNIDYSKYLNKSGVIYDVKGALAKESVNKRL; encoded by the coding sequence ATGGACAAAAAATATAAAATTGCAATTATAGGTCTAGGTTATGTAGGCTTACCTTTAGCCAGACTTTTTGCAACGAAGTATCCGGTAGTAGGTTTTGATATCAACAAAAAAAGGATTCAAGAACTCAATTCAGGTTTAGACTCTACTCAAGAGATTTCTCAAGAATTACTGCTATCAGTATTAGTTAAGAAAAATCCATTGACTCTTAATGTCAATGATGAGAACCGTGCGATTGAAATTTTGAACACAGGTTTATACTGTTCTTCAGATATGGAAGATCTATATAATGCCAATGTATATATCGTAACTGTTCCTACACCTATTGATAAACATAATAGACCAGATTTAACTCCTTTATACAGATCAAGCGAAACGGTTGGCAAAGTTTTAAAGAAAAATGATATAGTGATTTATGAATCCACAGTATATCCGGGAGTGACTGAAGAAGAATGCGTTCCAGTATTGGAAAAAGTATCAGGGTTGAAATTTAATGTTGATTTTTTTGTAGGCTACTCACCAGAAAGAATTAATCCTGGAGATAAAGAACATACGGTAGAAAAAATATTAAAAGTAACGTCTGGTTCAACCCCTGAAATTGGAAAGGTTGTTGATGATTTATACAAGTCTGTTATTTCAGCAGGTACTCATTTAGCTCCAACAATTAAAGTTGCAGAAGCATCAAAAGTGATAGAAAACTCACAGCGTGATTTGAATATTGCATTTATGAACGAGTTGGCAAAAATTTTCTCATTAATGGATATAGATACTCATGATGTTTTGGAAGCTGCGGGAACTAAATGGAATTTTTTAAAATTTAATCCTGGCTTAGTGGGGGGGCATTGTATTGGTGTAGACCCCTTTTATTTAGCACAAAAAGCGCAGGAAATTGGATATTATTCTGAGCTAATCTTAGCTGCTAGAAGACTAAATGATTCTATGGGAGCATTTGTAGCATCTCAGGTTGTAAGATTAATGATAAAGAATGATATTAAAATCAAGGGTGCGAAGATTTTAAATTTAGGAATAACGTTTAAGGAAAATTGTCCAGACATCAGAAATTCTAAGGCGATTGATGTTATTACCAATTTGCAGGATTATGGTGCAGAAGTTATCACGTGCGATCCTTGGGCAAGTTTAGAAGATGTACGAAACGAGTACGGAATCATATGTCATTCTGAGCTTGTTGAAGATTTTCACGAATTTGATGCTATAATTCTTACAGTGGCTCATGATGAGTTTATGAATATTGACTACTCAAAATATCTTAATAAAAGCGGCGTAATATATGACGTAAAAGGTGCTTTAGCAAAAGAGTCTGTCAATAAAAGATTATAA
- a CDS encoding polysaccharide biosynthesis protein yields the protein MFKDKTLLITGGTGSFGNAMLKGFLNSDLKEIRIFSRDEKKQEDMRIEYKNDKLNFVIGDVRDFSSINAAMNGVDFVFHAAALKQVPSCEFYPMQAVQTNILGAENVLEAAANNNVERVVVLSTDKAVYPINAMGISKAMMEKMAVAKARDRRVENINAIYTATRYGNVMCSRGSIIPLFIKQIKEGKPLTITNPQMTRFMMSLDDSVELVMFAFKNGNPGDIFVQKSPGATIHVLAQALKELFYADNEINIIGERHAEKMYETLCSKEEMSKAEDLGRFYRVPADFRDLNYTKYVQEDGPKLIDQEYNSDNTERLNVEDLKKLLLTLDYVKEELASHTK from the coding sequence ATGTTTAAAGATAAAACACTCTTAATAACCGGTGGAACAGGTTCTTTCGGGAACGCAATGCTAAAAGGTTTTCTTAATTCAGATTTAAAGGAAATAAGGATTTTTTCTCGGGATGAGAAAAAGCAAGAAGATATGCGTATTGAATACAAAAATGATAAATTAAACTTTGTTATTGGAGACGTCCGTGATTTTAGTAGTATCAATGCCGCAATGAACGGAGTTGACTTTGTCTTCCATGCAGCGGCATTGAAGCAAGTACCTTCCTGCGAATTTTATCCTATGCAAGCAGTACAAACCAATATTTTAGGAGCCGAAAATGTTTTAGAAGCTGCCGCCAATAATAATGTTGAAAGAGTTGTAGTTTTAAGTACTGATAAAGCAGTTTACCCTATAAATGCAATGGGTATCTCTAAAGCAATGATGGAGAAAATGGCTGTTGCAAAAGCCAGAGACCGAAGAGTAGAAAATATTAATGCAATATATACTGCAACTCGATACGGAAATGTAATGTGTTCTCGAGGTTCTATTATCCCTCTTTTCATCAAACAAATAAAAGAAGGAAAACCCTTAACCATTACCAACCCTCAAATGACACGTTTTATGATGTCATTAGACGATTCTGTAGAATTAGTAATGTTTGCTTTCAAAAATGGTAATCCTGGTGATATTTTTGTGCAAAAATCTCCTGGTGCTACGATACATGTTCTAGCTCAAGCATTGAAAGAATTGTTCTATGCAGATAACGAAATTAATATCATCGGCGAAAGACATGCAGAGAAAATGTATGAAACATTATGTTCTAAAGAAGAAATGTCTAAAGCAGAAGATTTGGGTAGATTTTACCGTGTACCTGCAGATTTTAGAGATTTGAATTACACTAAATATGTTCAAGAAGATGGACCTAAATTAATTGATCAAGAATATAATTCCGACAATACAGAAAGACTGAATGTGGAAGATTTAAAAAAACTTCTCCTAACTTTAGATTACGTAAAAGAAGAATTAGCATCTCACACTAAATAA
- a CDS encoding DegT/DnrJ/EryC1/StrS family aminotransferase, which produces MLSLIKTSIPPREQLMPRLEEVLYSGYVAQGDIVEEFERKFEKYIGGGNTLSLNSGTAALHIALILAGVKEDDEVISTPLTAEPTNVAIKMVGAKVRWADVDINTGNISPESIEKAINSKTKAIIVVDYAGIPVDVKRIQEISEKYNIPVIEDAAHALGAKFKGEKTGNHFPFTVFSFQAIKHLTTIDGGALQILDKELYEKGKIIRWFGLDKKLTRLENDITIQGYKYHMNNVNATIGLVQLEGIKELVQKYIENGKYLDEELKGIDGVEMIQYYPDSEPSYWLYTLKVENREGFVKLMTDNGIMASELHKRNDLHTYLNDYPTELPNLDLFYKKMVHIPCGWWVTREDCDKMISLIKSGW; this is translated from the coding sequence ATGTTATCATTAATAAAAACTAGTATCCCTCCACGTGAACAATTAATGCCAAGACTGGAAGAAGTTTTGTATAGTGGATATGTGGCTCAAGGAGATATTGTTGAAGAGTTTGAAAGAAAATTCGAAAAATATATTGGAGGAGGGAATACATTATCTCTAAATTCAGGAACTGCCGCATTGCATATCGCATTAATCCTAGCCGGTGTTAAAGAGGATGACGAAGTAATTAGTACTCCTTTAACAGCAGAGCCCACCAACGTCGCAATCAAAATGGTTGGTGCAAAAGTACGATGGGCAGATGTAGATATAAATACGGGTAATATATCTCCTGAATCAATTGAAAAAGCGATTAATTCTAAAACAAAAGCAATTATTGTTGTAGATTATGCAGGAATTCCTGTGGATGTAAAAAGAATACAAGAGATTTCTGAAAAATATAATATTCCCGTTATTGAAGATGCTGCACATGCTTTAGGAGCAAAATTCAAAGGTGAAAAAACTGGAAATCATTTTCCTTTTACCGTCTTTTCATTTCAAGCCATTAAGCATTTAACTACTATTGATGGTGGTGCTCTTCAAATTTTAGATAAAGAACTTTATGAAAAAGGTAAAATCATTCGATGGTTTGGTCTTGATAAAAAATTAACACGTCTTGAAAATGACATTACAATTCAAGGGTATAAATATCATATGAATAACGTGAATGCCACTATTGGACTAGTCCAGTTGGAAGGTATTAAAGAATTAGTACAAAAATATATAGAAAACGGAAAATACCTTGATGAAGAATTAAAAGGTATTGATGGAGTAGAAATGATACAGTATTATCCTGATTCAGAGCCTTCATATTGGCTTTATACACTTAAAGTTGAAAATAGAGAAGGATTTGTAAAGCTAATGACCGACAACGGAATTATGGCTTCTGAACTTCACAAAAGAAATGATTTACATACATATTTGAATGATTATCCCACTGAATTACCTAATCTAGATTTATTTTATAAAAAAATGGTTCATATTCCATGTGGTTGGTGGGTAACTAGAGAAGATTGCGATAAAATGATTTCATTAATAAAATCAGGTTGGTAA
- a CDS encoding DegT/DnrJ/EryC1/StrS family aminotransferase, translating to MVPIFKPYMPQEIDSEIMTILNSGQLSYGKYGREFESSLVNFIENNKIITTATYNQALLMVLSILDLKPGDEIIASPVSCLASNQPFAVKGLIIKWIDVDPLTSAMDVSQLKRLITPNTKAIFNNIFCGFAGELKDVYEIGKEYGLPVIDDCIEGFGTKYNEKYIGNTGADLTVYSFQTVRLPNTIDGGAISFRSEKLYEKAKLIRDYGIDRSNFRLSNGEINPECDIYLEGYGATMSELNSYIGLKQMEVINDLFEIQTKNAKNWDEFCSNKSDVNSLKIHKDCKPNYWIYGVLAENKLDFIAEMKQAGYYATGVHVNNNIYSIFKNKIDLSGVNEFMKKFVAIPSGWWVDTAKDV from the coding sequence ATGGTTCCAATATTTAAACCTTATATGCCGCAGGAAATAGATTCTGAAATAATGACAATCTTAAATTCTGGACAATTATCCTATGGGAAATATGGTCGTGAGTTTGAATCGTCTTTAGTAAATTTCATAGAAAATAACAAGATTATCACAACTGCAACATACAATCAAGCTCTTCTGATGGTCTTGTCAATTTTAGATTTAAAACCCGGCGACGAAATTATTGCAAGTCCTGTCAGCTGTTTAGCCAGTAATCAACCATTTGCGGTGAAAGGTTTGATCATAAAATGGATTGATGTAGACCCGTTAACAAGCGCAATGGATGTTTCGCAACTTAAAAGATTAATAACCCCAAATACAAAAGCCATTTTTAATAATATATTTTGTGGTTTTGCTGGGGAATTGAAGGATGTTTATGAAATAGGAAAGGAATATGGATTACCTGTAATTGATGATTGTATTGAAGGTTTCGGCACCAAATACAATGAAAAATATATTGGAAATACAGGTGCAGATTTAACTGTCTATTCTTTTCAAACCGTTCGACTACCGAATACTATTGATGGTGGTGCCATTTCTTTCCGCAGTGAAAAATTGTATGAAAAAGCTAAATTAATACGCGATTATGGTATTGATCGCTCAAATTTTAGATTGAGTAACGGCGAAATAAATCCAGAGTGTGATATCTATTTAGAAGGATATGGAGCAACAATGTCTGAACTAAATTCATATATAGGATTAAAACAAATGGAAGTTATCAACGATTTGTTTGAAATTCAAACAAAAAATGCAAAAAATTGGGATGAGTTTTGTTCTAATAAATCTGATGTAAATTCTCTAAAAATACATAAAGATTGTAAACCTAACTACTGGATTTACGGTGTTTTAGCTGAAAATAAATTAGATTTTATTGCAGAAATGAAGCAAGCTGGATATTATGCAACAGGAGTTCATGTCAACAATAATATTTATTCTATTTTTAAAAATAAAATTGATTTATCAGGGGTAAATGAGTTTATGAAAAAATTTGTAGCAATACCATCGGGTTGGTGGGTTGATACAGCAAAAGATGTATAA
- a CDS encoding SDR family NAD(P)-dependent oxidoreductase produces the protein MRNNEDNSLGFIVITGAGSGIGLSIVETLLSAGYMKLVCQYRSRNEELFGLLKRFNLSPEDYAIKAELTDEEDVKKINDFGKRKFGNSYALINVAGASTNSMSWKMTKDSFTNVLNANLLSAFLCSKEFIPEMRSQSFGRIINFSSVVAFTGTVGSAHYCAAKAGVVGLSKALSLELANKNITVNTVALGYFDRGLINDVSLPLQEDIKAKTPIKRFGQANEVGGLIKYILGKDAEFTTGQVFHINGGLY, from the coding sequence ATGAGAAATAATGAAGATAACTCATTAGGGTTTATTGTAATTACTGGTGCCGGCTCTGGTATTGGTCTATCAATTGTAGAAACACTTTTATCAGCTGGATATATGAAGCTGGTTTGTCAATATAGAAGTCGAAATGAAGAATTATTCGGATTATTAAAAAGGTTTAATCTTTCTCCAGAAGACTATGCTATAAAAGCAGAACTTACTGATGAAGAAGATGTAAAAAAAATAAATGATTTTGGTAAAAGAAAGTTCGGAAATAGTTACGCTTTAATAAATGTTGCTGGTGCATCAACCAATTCAATGAGTTGGAAAATGACCAAAGATAGTTTTACCAATGTTCTAAACGCAAACTTGTTATCTGCATTTCTTTGCTCAAAAGAGTTTATTCCAGAAATGAGAAGCCAATCTTTTGGCAGAATCATAAATTTTTCAAGTGTTGTAGCATTTACTGGTACTGTTGGATCGGCGCACTATTGTGCTGCTAAGGCAGGAGTTGTGGGGCTGTCAAAAGCTTTATCCCTAGAATTAGCAAATAAAAATATAACAGTTAATACAGTAGCACTTGGATATTTTGATAGAGGTTTGATTAATGACGTTTCGTTACCATTACAAGAAGACATAAAAGCAAAAACACCTATAAAAAGATTTGGCCAAGCAAATGAAGTGGGTGGTTTAATTAAATATATTCTAGGTAAAGACGCCGAATTTACAACAGGACAGGTGTTTCATATAAATGGAGGATTATACTAA